A region of Sphingomonas crusticola DNA encodes the following proteins:
- a CDS encoding glycosyltransferase family 9 protein, with the protein MRQPVCGDAYRDGPLAEFLAASLLDLSQTDVLPAPASQEVVFAPYLLQDMADYRGALQRWFDGVRIGGFLVITVPHAFLYERQDSAPSRRRATQRRLYTPRALIEEIEEALVPNSYRVRWLGDLDQGYDYSATEPVGRHDVAVVLERIAVPAWDLVQSTPSEPAPHDLFEADHTRIERVARAPAHKILALKLDHLGDFVMGIAALERLRAVFPAADITLVVGSWNESLAHTLGVADRVVVFDAYPRNSSEEKPDIGGKTAMFDALITERYDLAIDLRTNMDSRFLLRNVHASIKAGLGLAADFPFLDIFLPVEAHIGHYDMAWSEEFGPDSFRAQDYCTRSSFSIACPGDRVRPGYEAIVFGPYRSLPPGHYVFEPFVEIEQGGAGLLAGDVALNTHRVGYEVLPDTQTRLSFENQENGAQFEFRLFPVADEPAPNFRFYGGRLSKRGTASALHQSEYLILLVELIALRVKETGLFGEDAP; encoded by the coding sequence ATGCGACAGCCGGTTTGCGGTGATGCCTATCGGGACGGCCCCCTGGCAGAGTTTCTTGCCGCCTCGTTGCTCGATCTCTCCCAGACGGATGTCCTGCCGGCGCCAGCCTCGCAGGAGGTCGTGTTCGCGCCTTACCTTCTGCAGGATATGGCGGATTATCGCGGTGCACTGCAGCGCTGGTTCGATGGTGTCAGGATCGGTGGGTTCCTGGTCATCACCGTGCCCCACGCTTTCCTTTACGAGCGCCAGGATAGCGCACCGTCCCGCCGCCGCGCGACCCAGCGCCGGCTTTACACTCCGCGCGCGTTGATCGAGGAGATCGAGGAAGCGCTCGTCCCCAACAGCTATCGCGTTCGCTGGCTCGGCGATCTCGATCAAGGCTATGATTATTCCGCCACGGAGCCGGTCGGCCGGCACGACGTTGCGGTCGTGCTCGAACGGATCGCAGTGCCTGCCTGGGATCTTGTCCAGTCCACTCCGAGCGAACCGGCGCCGCACGACCTGTTCGAGGCCGACCACACCCGCATCGAGCGCGTGGCACGCGCGCCGGCGCATAAGATCCTGGCGCTGAAGCTCGATCATCTCGGTGACTTCGTTATGGGCATCGCCGCACTCGAGCGGTTGCGCGCCGTATTTCCCGCCGCCGACATCACTTTGGTGGTGGGATCCTGGAACGAGAGCTTGGCGCACACGCTTGGGGTTGCCGACCGCGTGGTCGTGTTCGACGCCTATCCCCGCAATTCGTCGGAGGAAAAGCCGGATATCGGTGGCAAGACCGCCATGTTCGATGCGTTAATTACCGAACGTTACGATCTCGCGATCGACCTGCGGACCAATATGGACTCGCGCTTCCTCCTGCGGAACGTGCACGCCTCGATCAAAGCGGGGCTTGGGCTCGCGGCGGACTTTCCGTTCCTGGATATCTTCTTGCCGGTCGAGGCGCATATTGGCCATTACGACATGGCCTGGAGTGAGGAGTTCGGTCCGGACAGTTTCCGCGCGCAGGATTATTGCACCCGCTCCTCCTTTTCGATCGCATGTCCTGGAGATCGGGTTCGTCCCGGCTATGAGGCGATTGTCTTCGGACCTTATCGCTCGCTGCCCCCGGGTCATTATGTGTTCGAGCCGTTCGTCGAAATCGAGCAAGGCGGAGCGGGCTTGCTCGCCGGGGATGTCGCACTGAACACCCATCGTGTAGGCTACGAGGTGCTGCCGGATACGCAGACCCGGCTGTCCTTCGAGAATCAGGAAAACGGCGCGCAGTTCGAATTCCGGCTGTTTCCCGTTGCCGATGAACCCGCGCCCAACTTCCGATTTTATGGCGGGCGGCTGAGCAAGCGCGGGACGGCAAGCGCACTTCACCAGTCGGAATATTTGATCCTGCTGGTCGAACTGATTGCTTTACGCGTGAAGGAAACCGGCTTGTTCGGCGAGGACGCGCCATGA
- a CDS encoding HlyD family type I secretion periplasmic adaptor subunit, translating to MSKFEDIVRQVRGEPAIPATPDHGFAELDRGESEIIRLRLRRPIVAGSIVVLVLVFGLLLWAFFSTITGAVVAAAQVRVEGNSKVIKHRDGGIIRHIYVREGQFVRRGQMLMQLDPIQAQSTVEVWQAQYDSALADIARLQAQQAGSMEIRFPPELLARQSNPQVAALLVGQRALHNSTMMLYRSQASVLQSQALQVQTQIQGMRAQMASVDMQSGSISDELSGVRELNRLGYAPKTRVSGLERGAAQLKGQKGSILSDMARAQQGIGGIRIQIAQLEEKRQAEAASGIRVDQDKLTEAAPKLRATSESLYETVVRAPVDGYVFNLTQFTEGGVAQPSERLLDIVPRGTPLVLNARVRPNDIAEVRVGMPARITLTAFNPRTTPQLDGRVTLVAADATVDEQGATREQYYAVQIKVDPGQLAKIGNGVHMTPGMQAQVNIVTGSRTIMDYLLGPMTEAMRTALRER from the coding sequence GTGAGCAAGTTTGAAGATATAGTCCGGCAGGTCCGCGGTGAGCCGGCCATCCCCGCCACCCCCGATCACGGCTTCGCCGAACTCGATCGGGGTGAAAGCGAGATCATTCGGCTGCGCTTGCGGCGGCCGATCGTGGCCGGCTCGATCGTCGTGCTCGTGCTCGTATTCGGCCTGCTGCTGTGGGCATTCTTCTCGACAATCACCGGCGCGGTGGTTGCCGCAGCCCAGGTGCGGGTCGAGGGTAACAGCAAGGTCATCAAGCATCGCGACGGCGGGATTATCCGCCACATCTATGTTCGCGAAGGCCAGTTCGTGCGCCGCGGTCAGATGCTGATGCAACTCGATCCGATCCAGGCGCAGTCGACGGTCGAGGTATGGCAGGCGCAATATGACAGCGCATTGGCCGATATCGCACGCCTCCAGGCGCAACAGGCGGGATCGATGGAAATCCGCTTCCCGCCCGAATTGCTGGCTCGCCAGTCCAACCCCCAGGTAGCGGCCTTGCTCGTCGGTCAGCGCGCCCTGCACAATTCGACGATGATGCTCTACCGCAGCCAGGCGAGCGTGTTGCAGAGCCAGGCGTTGCAAGTACAGACGCAGATCCAGGGAATGCGAGCCCAAATGGCTTCGGTCGACATGCAATCCGGCTCGATCTCAGACGAACTCAGTGGCGTCCGCGAGCTTAACCGATTGGGCTATGCCCCGAAGACACGAGTGTCAGGCCTTGAGCGTGGCGCGGCGCAACTGAAGGGCCAGAAGGGCTCGATCCTGTCGGACATGGCCCGTGCGCAGCAGGGTATTGGCGGGATACGCATTCAGATCGCTCAGCTTGAGGAAAAGCGCCAGGCCGAGGCGGCGAGCGGCATCCGTGTCGATCAGGACAAGCTGACCGAGGCCGCCCCGAAATTGCGCGCCACATCCGAATCGCTTTACGAGACGGTCGTCCGGGCGCCGGTCGACGGCTATGTCTTCAATCTTACCCAATTCACCGAAGGCGGCGTCGCCCAGCCGAGCGAGCGGTTGCTCGATATTGTGCCAAGGGGAACCCCGCTGGTGCTGAACGCGCGCGTCCGCCCGAACGATATCGCCGAGGTACGCGTTGGCATGCCGGCCCGGATCACGCTGACCGCATTCAACCCGCGCACCACGCCGCAACTCGATGGCCGCGTGACGTTGGTTGCGGCCGATGCGACCGTGGATGAGCAGGGAGCGACCAGGGAGCAATATTACGCCGTCCAGATCAAGGTCGATCCCGGCCAGCTCGCGAAGATCGGCAATGGCGTGCACATGACTCCCGGAATGCAGGCCCAGGTGAACATCGTCACCGGATCGCGCACGATCATGGATTACCTGCTTGGTCCGATGACCGAAGCGATGCGCACCGCGTTGCGGGAGCGGTGA
- a CDS encoding glycosyltransferase family 4 protein has protein sequence MLVTATGTGVSSYARQLERAHLAIGGDNALLADRADLGQPAPAPFGRAGRWLRALIPGARQARQPEPAGDDRLLFAPDIFRLAQVYFDIHRCPLPVRLPGRPGIMHWTYPVPMTVVGWRNLYTVHDVIPLLHPELTDIDGRRYRRLLDRLGKSATRFIAVSGTARDEIIRVLGCPPPFVIDCGLAVDATPAAAGDLPAGLMPGGFLLVCGTVERRKNVATALAAYRLSGVTIPLVIAGPDGWGVEDVAAEITATPGVIRLPYLDRAVMRALIGHARALLMPSLAEGFGLPVAEAMALGVPVATSDKGALAETAGGAALLVDPGDISGLAAALRRLSGDDAFGAMLARAGLENAKRFTPDRFAERLTRAYGAVMADGP, from the coding sequence ATGCTCGTGACCGCTACTGGCACCGGCGTGAGCAGTTATGCGCGCCAGCTGGAGCGCGCGCACCTCGCGATCGGCGGCGACAATGCGCTGCTTGCCGACAGAGCCGACCTTGGCCAGCCTGCGCCCGCGCCGTTCGGCCGCGCCGGGCGATGGCTGCGCGCTTTGATACCTGGCGCTCGCCAGGCGCGGCAGCCCGAACCGGCAGGGGACGATCGACTGCTGTTCGCGCCCGATATCTTTCGCCTCGCGCAGGTCTATTTCGATATCCACCGCTGCCCACTGCCGGTCCGCCTCCCCGGGCGGCCGGGAATCATGCACTGGACCTATCCGGTACCAATGACCGTGGTCGGCTGGCGCAACCTTTACACCGTCCATGACGTCATCCCCCTGCTCCACCCCGAGCTCACCGATATCGACGGGCGCCGCTATCGCCGACTGCTCGACCGATTGGGAAAGAGCGCGACGCGCTTCATCGCCGTGTCGGGAACCGCCCGCGATGAAATTATCCGGGTGCTTGGCTGCCCACCGCCTTTCGTGATCGATTGTGGGCTTGCGGTCGATGCCACTCCCGCCGCTGCGGGCGATCTGCCGGCAGGGTTGATGCCGGGCGGTTTCCTGCTGGTTTGTGGCACCGTCGAGAGGCGCAAGAACGTCGCGACGGCGCTCGCCGCATACCGCTTGAGCGGGGTGACGATCCCACTTGTCATCGCCGGGCCGGATGGCTGGGGCGTCGAGGATGTCGCCGCCGAAATCACGGCAACGCCGGGCGTAATTCGCCTGCCCTACCTCGACCGCGCAGTCATGCGCGCACTGATCGGTCACGCGCGCGCGCTGCTGATGCCCTCGCTAGCGGAGGGCTTTGGGCTGCCGGTGGCGGAGGCGATGGCGCTTGGTGTGCCGGTGGCTACGTCAGACAAGGGAGCGCTCGCAGAAACGGCGGGCGGCGCGGCCTTGCTGGTCGATCCGGGTGACATATCCGGCCTTGCAGCGGCACTGCGCCGCCTATCGGGCGACGATGCGTTCGGCGCGATGCTGGCCAGGGCCGGGCTTGAGAACGCCAAGCGGTTCACGCCCGATCGTTTCGCGGAGAGATTGACGCGCGCCTATGGCGCCGTGATGGCGGACGGACCATGA
- a CDS encoding TolC family outer membrane protein — MPAAAWAETLADAVAAAYDRNPQLVQQRYLQKARDENYVQARSQYGPSVTVTTSGGYHYQSLSGRSGDADNQQTSLSISQPLYTSGQIRGQVAAARAGVLGGQEQVRLAEQQIVQDVVLVYAGVLRDQARVEIGRENVTVLEGQLRQNRKRQEIGDVTLTDVAQSDARLAAAELQLATLEADLAISRGQYLEIVGHNPGVLEPLPQLGALPRTIDMAFDLAEQNNPSFLIAQYVEQQSSASAASTRGQQGPTLSVSAEGRYSNRLLNFGRDPGTKDFITGFTLTQPIFSGGAIRSRIREADARNRADQAGIDVARRSALQAVTSAWVQLSAARTAVVTGQRQVDSAQQAFAGMSCEELNGLRATIETLNAEQELQSAQIQLVENRYQVYVSHAQLLAAVGGLSAQAIADNIKVYDPEANFQRVRYRGVTPLDLVGMGLDRIGSAGPRGPYSPDLAGENVPTPETVPLAAAPGRELMNRPLTPMTQSQLRLPNGDSARCPLLGPRPRR; from the coding sequence GTGCCCGCGGCCGCCTGGGCCGAGACGCTCGCCGATGCGGTTGCCGCGGCATACGACCGTAACCCGCAGTTGGTGCAGCAGCGCTATCTGCAGAAAGCGCGCGACGAGAATTACGTCCAGGCGCGCAGCCAATATGGTCCCTCGGTCACCGTCACCACGAGTGGTGGCTATCATTATCAATCGCTGAGCGGCCGCTCCGGAGACGCTGACAACCAGCAGACGAGCCTGTCGATCAGCCAGCCGCTCTACACCTCCGGACAGATTCGCGGCCAGGTCGCTGCGGCGCGCGCCGGTGTGCTCGGCGGGCAGGAACAGGTGCGGCTCGCGGAGCAGCAGATCGTGCAGGACGTGGTCCTGGTCTATGCGGGCGTGCTGCGCGACCAGGCACGGGTCGAGATTGGGCGTGAGAATGTCACGGTGCTGGAAGGACAGCTCCGTCAGAATAGAAAAAGGCAGGAGATCGGCGACGTTACGCTGACCGACGTGGCCCAGTCCGACGCGCGTCTGGCTGCCGCCGAGCTGCAACTCGCCACGCTCGAAGCCGATCTTGCCATATCGCGCGGTCAGTATCTGGAGATCGTAGGCCACAATCCCGGCGTGCTCGAGCCGCTGCCGCAATTGGGCGCATTGCCGCGGACGATCGACATGGCGTTCGATCTTGCGGAGCAGAATAATCCATCGTTCCTCATCGCCCAATATGTCGAGCAGCAGTCGAGCGCGAGCGCGGCTTCGACCCGCGGGCAGCAGGGCCCGACGCTCTCGGTCAGTGCCGAAGGCCGCTACTCCAACCGACTGCTCAATTTCGGCAGAGACCCCGGTACGAAAGACTTCATTACCGGCTTCACCCTGACCCAGCCGATTTTCTCCGGCGGCGCGATCCGTTCGCGTATCCGCGAGGCTGATGCCCGGAATCGCGCCGACCAGGCCGGGATCGACGTCGCGCGTCGCTCCGCCTTGCAGGCGGTGACCAGCGCATGGGTGCAATTGTCCGCGGCGCGCACGGCGGTCGTCACCGGCCAGCGCCAGGTCGATTCGGCACAGCAGGCCTTTGCCGGCATGAGCTGCGAGGAATTGAACGGGCTGCGCGCGACCATCGAGACGCTCAACGCCGAACAGGAATTGCAGAGCGCGCAGATCCAGCTCGTCGAGAACCGATACCAGGTTTACGTTTCGCACGCGCAATTGCTTGCGGCCGTCGGCGGGCTCAGCGCCCAAGCCATTGCCGACAACATCAAGGTCTATGATCCGGAGGCGAATTTCCAGCGCGTCCGCTATCGCGGCGTGACACCTCTCGACCTCGTCGGGATGGGTCTCGACCGGATTGGATCAGCCGGCCCGCGCGGCCCCTATTCACCGGATTTGGCGGGCGAAAATGTTCCTACTCCCGAAACCGTTCCGTTGGCGGCGGCACCCGGTCGCGAGCTGATGAACCGTCCGCTTACGCCGATGACGCAGAGCCAATTGCGCTTGCCGAACGGCGACAGCGCCCGCTGCCCGCTTTTGGGCCCACGCCCTCGCCGATGA
- a CDS encoding glycosyltransferase family 4 protein: MTRRSIGIDGYNLALPNGTGVATYGFMLADTLRGSGHMLTGIFGVDAGRDAAMREVMFYDRLGQVPPTPHLRRKRSRRILRAALRPFHAAHAEEVPRTDRVETFNLAERLPLFDRLVTSPDLFEVAHRHFRLYGRFLRLRVEAPPQVMHWTYPLPITLEGAVNIYTFHDLVPLRLPYTTLDAKQAYRKLLAGCIAHGQHICTVSEASRSDIIAEFSIDPAFVTNTYQASPLKALDGDAAGDAEIIENIFGLKCQGYFLHFGAIEPKKNIGRLLEAYLSIGSAAPLVMTGSRGWHSEEELRLLVPDEEADTLHGKRMAERVRRLEHLPRPLLTRLIRGARAVLFPSIHEGFGLPVLEAMQLGTPVLTSNRGALAEIACDAALLVDPYDVGAIAAGIRALDNDAALRMRLGAAGLTAAGRFSIEAYRARLDRMYDGLLGD, from the coding sequence ATGACCAGGCGCTCCATCGGCATTGACGGCTATAACCTCGCTTTGCCGAACGGCACCGGCGTCGCGACCTACGGGTTCATGCTCGCGGACACCCTGCGCGGTTCCGGTCACATGCTGACGGGCATATTCGGGGTCGATGCCGGCCGCGATGCCGCGATGCGCGAGGTCATGTTCTACGACCGGCTCGGCCAGGTTCCGCCGACCCCGCACCTTCGTCGCAAACGCAGCCGCCGCATCCTGCGCGCCGCGCTTCGCCCCTTCCATGCCGCCCACGCGGAGGAGGTGCCGCGGACCGACCGGGTCGAAACTTTCAACCTCGCCGAACGGCTACCCCTATTCGACCGGCTGGTGACGTCTCCCGACCTTTTCGAGGTCGCGCACCGTCATTTTCGGCTCTACGGCCGCTTCCTGCGCCTGCGGGTCGAGGCGCCGCCACAGGTGATGCACTGGACATATCCCTTACCAATCACGCTGGAGGGGGCGGTCAATATCTACACCTTCCACGATCTCGTCCCGTTGCGGCTGCCTTATACCACGCTCGATGCCAAGCAGGCATATCGCAAGCTGCTGGCGGGCTGCATCGCCCACGGCCAGCATATCTGCACCGTGTCGGAAGCCAGCCGCAGCGACATCATCGCCGAGTTTTCGATCGATCCGGCATTCGTCACGAATACCTACCAGGCCTCCCCCCTCAAGGCGCTGGACGGGGATGCAGCCGGCGATGCGGAAATCATCGAGAATATCTTCGGTCTGAAATGCCAGGGTTATTTTCTGCATTTCGGCGCGATCGAGCCAAAGAAGAATATTGGCCGCCTGCTCGAGGCCTATCTTTCGATCGGGAGCGCGGCACCGTTGGTGATGACGGGCAGCCGTGGCTGGCACAGCGAGGAGGAACTACGCCTGCTTGTGCCGGATGAGGAAGCAGATACGCTGCACGGCAAGCGCATGGCCGAACGCGTCCGGCGGCTCGAACATCTGCCACGGCCGCTTCTCACCCGCCTCATCCGCGGCGCCCGCGCGGTCCTGTTCCCCTCGATCCACGAAGGCTTCGGCCTGCCGGTTCTGGAGGCGATGCAGCTCGGCACGCCGGTACTGACGTCCAACCGCGGCGCGCTCGCCGAAATTGCCTGCGATGCCGCCCTGCTGGTGGATCCCTATGATGTAGGTGCCATCGCAGCAGGCATCCGCGCTCTCGACAACGATGCCGCCTTACGCATGCGGCTCGGAGCGGCCGGGCTCACGGCCGCCGGCCGCTTTTCGATCGAGGCCTATCGTGCGCGGCTGGACAGGATGTACGATGGCCTACTCGGCGATTGA
- a CDS encoding ABC transporter ATP-binding protein, with translation MIEFQNVSKTYHIRKFEKQVFTDLNFKIEPGESIGICGANGAGKSTLMRLIAGVELPSAGRVLRSMTTSWPIGYASCFQSSLTGADNARFIARIYNMSEDDLLAFVEDFAQLGPYFYQPVHTYSAGMTARLAFGISLAIDFDCYLVDEVTGAGDERFRARCEEALLHRRDNAALVMISHDPGTLRQYCKRGAVVYGGTLVFFDTIDEASEVHHRLQMRAA, from the coding sequence ATGATCGAGTTCCAGAATGTCAGCAAAACCTACCATATCCGTAAGTTCGAGAAGCAGGTCTTTACCGATCTGAACTTCAAGATCGAGCCCGGCGAAAGCATCGGTATCTGCGGCGCGAACGGTGCCGGCAAGTCGACATTGATGCGGCTTATCGCCGGCGTCGAGCTGCCCAGCGCCGGCCGCGTGCTCCGCAGTATGACGACCTCGTGGCCGATCGGCTATGCGAGTTGCTTCCAGTCGAGTCTGACCGGGGCCGACAATGCGCGGTTCATCGCCCGCATCTATAATATGTCCGAGGACGATTTGCTCGCCTTCGTGGAGGATTTCGCCCAGCTTGGGCCCTATTTTTACCAGCCGGTCCACACCTATTCCGCAGGCATGACGGCGCGCCTTGCCTTCGGTATCAGCCTCGCCATCGACTTTGACTGCTATCTGGTGGACGAAGTCACGGGTGCTGGCGACGAGCGTTTTCGGGCACGGTGCGAAGAGGCCCTGCTGCACCGGCGTGATAATGCGGCGCTCGTCATGATCAGCCATGATCCGGGCACGCTGCGCCAATATTGCAAGCGCGGCGCGGTGGTTTACGGCGGCACGCTGGTTTTCTTTGATACGATCGATGAGGCGAGCGAGGTTCATCACAGGCTGCAGATGCGCGCTGCCTGA
- a CDS encoding type I secretion system permease/ATPase, with translation MATRHTAGGPHPLPSPLARALRLGLAPIGFAALFSLISNMLYLALPIYTNQIYSRVLTSQSGATLFVLSLGCAFVFLVSSIIDHYRAQVLSGFGVVFDQQLASRTFAALFDAVVRRRGTRAQALRDLDNVRSAIGGPAISILFDLPWLPIFLLILFFIDPTIGVVTLGGGLVLILLAFLQDRATHGAIKQASEAAIASYGFTDAALRNGEVVRALGMLPVLGRQWARNRYISVAAGSQAAQSGGFYSGAIRFVRMLIQILIIAVGAWLVVERKIPSGLLFANMILASRALAPLERVVGSWKTLIDALESYKRLDSMLLEYEPPEPVTQLPRPDGLVTVEQVSFAPAGAPALVLSGLNFKIAPGDFVGVIGPSGAGKSTLARLMVGIWKPNSGTVRLDGADVYSWDREDFGRNVAYQPQDTELFAGTVRDNIARFLPDASDEQVVAAAQLAGAHELILRLPKGYDTELGEGGMVLSAGQRQRVGLARTLFGEPRVIILDEPNANLDSEGENALVSALGKAKQRGATIVLISHKLPIFTHADKIILLVNGQVAEYGPRDQVLARFMPKRPTEPQPGPRPKLTEVGS, from the coding sequence ATGGCGACCAGACACACAGCCGGCGGCCCTCACCCACTCCCCAGCCCGCTGGCACGCGCGCTGCGCCTCGGCCTGGCGCCGATCGGATTTGCCGCCCTGTTCAGCCTGATATCGAACATGCTCTATCTGGCGCTGCCCATCTATACGAACCAGATCTACAGCCGGGTGCTGACCAGCCAGTCGGGCGCGACCCTGTTCGTGCTGTCACTAGGCTGCGCCTTTGTCTTCCTCGTCTCGTCGATCATCGATCATTACCGTGCCCAGGTTCTCAGCGGTTTCGGCGTCGTATTCGACCAGCAGCTTGCCAGCCGCACCTTTGCCGCTTTGTTCGACGCAGTGGTGCGGCGGCGCGGCACGCGCGCCCAGGCGCTACGCGATCTCGATAACGTCCGCAGCGCGATTGGCGGGCCGGCGATCAGCATCCTGTTCGACCTGCCATGGCTGCCGATCTTCCTGCTGATACTGTTCTTCATCGATCCCACGATCGGTGTCGTCACCTTGGGCGGCGGATTGGTGCTTATCCTGCTGGCCTTCCTGCAGGACCGCGCCACACACGGGGCGATCAAGCAGGCCAGTGAGGCGGCGATCGCCAGCTATGGTTTCACCGATGCCGCATTGCGTAACGGCGAAGTCGTCCGCGCGCTCGGCATGCTGCCCGTTCTCGGGCGGCAATGGGCCCGGAACCGTTACATCTCGGTCGCGGCGGGATCGCAGGCAGCGCAGAGTGGCGGCTTCTACTCGGGCGCCATTCGGTTCGTGCGGATGCTGATCCAGATCCTGATCATCGCGGTCGGGGCGTGGCTCGTGGTCGAGCGCAAGATTCCGTCCGGGCTGCTGTTCGCCAACATGATCCTCGCCTCGCGCGCGCTCGCCCCCCTGGAGCGCGTGGTCGGATCGTGGAAAACCCTGATCGATGCCCTCGAATCCTATAAGCGGCTGGATAGCATGCTGCTTGAATATGAGCCGCCCGAGCCTGTTACGCAGTTGCCGCGGCCGGATGGCCTGGTGACCGTCGAGCAGGTCAGCTTTGCGCCCGCCGGCGCACCGGCGCTCGTCCTGAGCGGGCTAAATTTTAAGATCGCGCCTGGCGACTTTGTCGGCGTCATCGGCCCCTCGGGCGCGGGCAAGTCGACCCTCGCCCGCCTGATGGTTGGCATCTGGAAGCCCAATAGCGGCACTGTGCGGCTCGACGGCGCCGACGTCTACTCCTGGGATCGCGAGGATTTCGGCCGCAACGTCGCCTACCAGCCGCAGGATACCGAATTATTTGCCGGGACGGTGCGCGACAATATTGCCCGCTTTCTGCCGGATGCCAGCGATGAGCAAGTCGTTGCCGCAGCCCAGCTGGCGGGTGCGCACGAGCTTATCCTGCGCCTGCCCAAGGGTTATGATACCGAATTGGGTGAAGGTGGCATGGTCCTTTCCGCTGGCCAACGCCAGCGGGTGGGGCTGGCGCGCACATTGTTCGGCGAGCCCCGCGTGATCATTCTCGACGAGCCGAACGCCAATCTCGATTCCGAGGGTGAGAATGCTCTCGTTTCGGCACTCGGCAAGGCCAAGCAGCGCGGCGCGACGATCGTGCTGATCTCGCACAAGCTGCCCATCTTCACGCACGCCGACAAAATCATCCTGCTCGTCAATGGCCAGGTCGCCGAATATGGCCCGCGCGATCAGGTCTTGGCGCGCTTCATGCCGAAGCGGCCGACCGAGCCCCAGCCCGGCCCGCGCCCCAAGCTGACGGAGGTCGGCTCGTGA
- a CDS encoding polysaccharide biosynthesis/export family protein: MSISALPVLPLPYRARAFAAMSALSLLAGCASLPSSGPTAAEIQRGTRDQNEIGFRIVDIDGPLVAAIGARDAAADSAQPTLSSLARAGRNDVVGPGDTLAIGIYEVGVSLFGSSGGAGGVMDPSARAQTFPEVVVDRDGAIKLPYVGRLEVAGRTTTEIQAMIERGLRGKSQSPQALVSIKSNIASTVYVAGDVRQPGRFNLSLQRERLLDAIALAGGASNSAEDTIVRFNRADRWLEERLGRIRAGAADDLVLTPGDRIELIRRPRSFIALGATGKVSQIAFETGDVSLAEAVARSGGPADSVADPSAVFLFRYNPAKPGDPEVPIIYRLNMLQPASYFLSQRFAVRDKDVIYIANAGANRPAKMVSIINQLFSPFVAARAITR, encoded by the coding sequence TTGAGCATTTCAGCGCTTCCCGTCTTGCCGCTACCGTACCGCGCCCGCGCGTTTGCCGCGATGTCTGCCTTGTCGCTGCTGGCCGGCTGCGCGTCGCTGCCTTCGAGCGGGCCGACTGCCGCCGAAATCCAGCGGGGCACGCGCGATCAGAACGAAATTGGCTTCCGGATCGTCGATATCGACGGACCTCTGGTTGCTGCTATCGGTGCGCGTGACGCCGCCGCGGATTCCGCCCAGCCGACCTTGTCGAGTCTGGCGCGAGCGGGCCGTAACGATGTGGTCGGTCCGGGTGACACGCTGGCGATCGGCATCTACGAAGTCGGTGTGTCGCTGTTCGGGTCATCCGGCGGTGCCGGCGGCGTGATGGATCCGTCGGCGCGAGCCCAGACCTTTCCCGAGGTGGTGGTTGATCGCGATGGCGCGATCAAGCTGCCTTATGTCGGTCGCCTCGAGGTCGCCGGCCGCACCACAACCGAAATACAGGCGATGATCGAGCGCGGCCTCAGAGGCAAATCGCAGAGTCCGCAGGCGCTTGTCAGCATCAAAAGCAACATCGCCAGCACCGTTTACGTGGCAGGCGACGTGCGTCAGCCGGGCCGCTTCAACCTGTCGCTGCAGCGCGAACGGTTGCTCGACGCCATTGCCTTGGCGGGCGGCGCAAGCAATTCGGCCGAGGATACGATCGTACGCTTCAATCGTGCCGATCGGTGGCTGGAGGAACGGCTGGGACGTATTCGCGCCGGTGCGGCAGACGACCTGGTGCTGACGCCGGGCGATCGTATCGAGCTGATCAGGCGGCCGCGCAGCTTCATTGCGCTTGGTGCTACAGGCAAGGTTTCGCAAATCGCGTTCGAGACCGGCGACGTGTCGCTTGCTGAAGCGGTCGCGCGGTCCGGCGGGCCGGCTGATTCCGTTGCGGATCCCTCGGCTGTATTCCTGTTCCGCTACAATCCGGCTAAGCCCGGCGACCCGGAAGTGCCCATCATCTATCGGCTCAATATGTTGCAGCCGGCGAGCTATTTCCTGTCGCAGCGTTTTGCGGTGCGCGACAAGGATGTGATCTACATCGCCAATGCCGGTGCCAATCGTCCCGCAAAGATGGTGTCCATCATCAATCAGCTATTCTCGCCCTTCGTCGCTGCTCGCGCCATCACGCGGTGA